Proteins encoded in a region of the Diabrotica virgifera virgifera chromosome 4, PGI_DIABVI_V3a genome:
- the LOC126883458 gene encoding THAP domain-containing protein 2-like, which produces MPSRCCVPECKSNYDSSLKKNEQPESTFLFPKDPKLRELWLQCIHRKNFVIGTSAVVCAKHFYSDDIERVREWVDKEGNKHVEKLTNPKLKPSAVPRIFPIQDVSK; this is translated from the coding sequence aTGCCAAGCCGTTGCTGTGTGCCAGAGTGCAAAAGCAATTACGATAGcagtcttaaaaagaatgaacaACCAGAAAGCACTTTTTTATTTCCAAAGGATCCAAAGCTGCGAGAACTTTGGTTACAGTGTATCCACAGGAAAAATTTTGTTATTGGAACATCAGCGGTAGTATGTGCCAAACATTTTTATTCTGATGACATCGAGAGAGTTAGAGAATGGGTAGATAAGGAAGGCAACAAACATGTAGAGAAATTAACGAATCCTAAGTTAAAACCTTCTGCAGTTCCTCGCATTTTTCCAAttcaggatgtttctaaataa